One window from the genome of Labeo rohita strain BAU-BD-2019 chromosome 10, IGBB_LRoh.1.0, whole genome shotgun sequence encodes:
- the ankrd55 gene encoding ankyrin repeat domain-containing protein 55, giving the protein MEFNSSSVFEQHKEAAEEVDLNVVYQAAANGDVNTLTATIREDPSILECCDSEGSTPLMHAVSGRQVDTVKLLLKMGASINTQDACGRTSLSLATYLGWLEGCVCLLRNGAKQNIPDKNGRLPIHAATAETDFRLMAVLLQQSTLCEINHQDNEGMTALHWASFHNRPEHVQALLQKGADPTLVDKDFKTALHWAVQSGSRLMCSLILDHHLGASVINYDDENGKTCVHIAAAAGFSDIIYELSRIPETNLQAVDVDERTPLHWAAAAGKDDCVQVLLELGVEPNPRDINENTPLTYAMYCGHTACIKLLSTENRSESSRPLHTQNSDSSIRKEGKFRMLNHIFCKKKKELHPSQQTDLNQECQLKEETSEVDDIITMFDCVAEPLAVRDESENSSTLRKGNNESEKVHIVEDTSSKDFQSLPPIRTQSLPPITLGKSLLVNSQTLAHRTSGGHVAGHLAHRSQKSKSEHDLFDGKSKEQKAAGQPWKTESSQILTHKAWISNPSERLLDKLLHGTSSPLDVLCSNHTPYIQRNDQAQNHLLPLRVRESALTRNSLAPIRDHCTHRFSLPPDQVSQGVKKSKSSLGAGLAVLPPPFTSKLHRAGIPQSQSLGSFPTPLTGEPLRNIQVLPAIPPQRKRSPSPLTTQNLSDNRN; this is encoded by the exons ATGGAGTTCAACTCTTCATCTGTATTTGAGCAGCATAAAG AAGCTGCTGAGGAGGTTGATCTGAATGTGGTGTACCAGGCAGCAGCAAACGGTGATGTGAACACGCTGACGGCCACGATACGAGAGGACCCGTCCATCCTCGAGTGCTGTGACAGTGAAG GCTCCACACCGCTGATGCACGCTGTGTCTGGGAGGCAGGTGGATACGGTCAAACTGCTGCTGAAGATGGGAGCTTCTATCAACACgcaagatgcctgtggacggaCGTCCCTTTCTCTAGCAACATACCTG GGCTGGCTGGagggctgtgtgtgtttgcttcgCAACGGGGCAAAACAGAACATTCCTGATAAGAACGGACGCTTGCCAATTCATGCTGCTACCGCTGAAACTGACTTCAG gcTCATGGCTGTGCTGCTACAGCAGTCAACACTGTGTGAAATCAACCATCAAGACAATGAG GGAATGACAGCTCTGCACTGGGCTTCTTTCCATAACCGACCCGAGCACGTGCAGGCCCTGCTGCAGAAGGGAGCCGACCCCACGCTTGTGGACAAAGACTTTAAAACAGCTCTTCACTGGGCTGTGCAG AGCGGCAGCCGGTTAATGTGCTCTCTCATTCTTGATCATCATCTGGGCgcctctgtcattaattatgatGATGAGAACGGGAAAACCTGCGTTCACATTGCCGCTGCTGCAGGTTTCAGTGACATCATTTATGAACTGTCTCGCATTCCCGAGACCAACCTGCAAGCTGTAGACGTGGATGAACG gaCCCCTCTTCATTGGGCCGCTGCAGCAGGTAAAGATGACTGTGTGCAGGTGTTGTTGGAGCTGGGAGTGGAGCCCAACCCTCGAGATATTAATGAGAATACGCCACTCACATACGCCATGTACTGCGGTCATACTGCCTGCATCAAACTCCTCTCCACTGAAAACAG GTCTGAGTCAAGCAGGCCATTGCACACCCAAAACAGCGACTCCTCTATACGCAAGGAGGGGAAATTTCGCATGCTGAACCACATCTTCTGCAAGAAGAAGAAAGAACTGCATCCTTCTCAGCAGACAGACTTGAATCAAGAATGTCAGCTGAAAGAAGAGACGTCTGAGGTGGACGACATCATTACCATGTTCGACTGCGTCGCCGAACCGTTAGCCGTTAGAGATGAGAGCGAAAACAGCTCTACCCTCAGAAAAGGAAACAATGAGTCTGAGAAGGTCCACATCGTTGAGGACACGTCCAGCAAGGACTTCCAAAGTCTCCCACCCATACGCACACAGAGTCTTCCTCCAATCACTCTAGGCAAGTCCTTGCTGGTAAACTCTCAGACTTTGGCCCACAGGACCAGCGGAGGTCACGTGGCAGGACATTTAGCGCACAGGTCGCAGAAGAGCAAGAGCGAGCATGATCTGTTTGATGGCAAAAGTAAGGAGCAAAAAGCTGCCGGACAGCCATGGAAGACTGAATCCAGTCAGATACTGACTCACAAGGCATGGATCTCAAATCCATCTGAACGGCTGCTTGACAAGCTGCTGCATGGGACTTCAAGCCCTTTAGACGTGCTATGCTCAAATCACACACCGTACATACAGAGAAATGACCAAG CTCAGAATCATCTTTTACCTCTGAGGGTCAGAGAATCTGCTCTCACACGTAACAGTCTTGCTCCCATCCGCGACCACTGCACTCACAGAT TTTCCTTACCACCTGACCAGGTCTCTCAGGGAGTGAAGAAGTCAAAATCCTCTCTAGGAGCGGGCCTGGCTGTACTTCCACCTCCGTTTACATCTAAACTGCACCGAGCCGGCATTCCTCAAAGCCAGTCGCTCGGCTCCTTCCCGACGCCCCTGACAGGAGAACCTTTACGAAACATTCAAGTTCTTCCTGCCATCCCTCCGCAGAGAAAACGCAGCCCGTCACCGCTCACAACCCAGAATCTGTCTGACAACAGAAACTGA